In the Onychostoma macrolepis isolate SWU-2019 chromosome 08, ASM1243209v1, whole genome shotgun sequence genome, TTGACATCTCCTACCCCGCACCCTTGACGTATAGATCCGGGTGGTGAAAGCTTTCCGTAGCTCCCTCTACGACGGCATCGAGCGGCCCGAGTCGCGGAACTCCATTCATGACTTCCAGGCGCACCCGGAGTTCATCATCACGGACTCGGTCCACAACATCCCCCTGATCGACGAGACGGACGTGGATGACGAATCGGAACGCTCCAACCATAACCACGTGCGTGTGGCGCTTCGTCACCCCAGCCCTAACTCTCAGCCCCAGGAGCCCCAGAGGCCCCCGCGATCCCGTTACCCGTCTCGCCCACTGAGGCAGCAGAGCCTGCCGGTCACCCTCAACTGCAACAACAACGCCGCCGAGAGCCGCGTCTACCTGGGCTCGAGCGTTTCCCCCTGCCCCGCGAGCCCTCTGCACAGCCTGGAGACGTGCCTCtgaaggtcagaggtcagctgGTTGAGACCGCCAGCCAGACGGAGAAACGCTTGTTTCTGTACCTAATCTTTGTTCCTATCACTATCACAGATTCACTGCTTCAAAATGTTTCAGTGGTTCTTTACAGTATCTTGTGTGATCCAAAGACAATCCCGCTCCGCATGAAAGTGATCGATTATGTTCTCATACAGTATGTTGCACTCGAAAGAAATACCCAAAACGATGAGATGGATCTACGTGTGTGTAGGCGTGGACTCTGTCTAAAGATTTTAAAGACTGAGCCTAATGAAAGTGTACacgtgaaaaaaaaagatgtttatttGGGGATTACTCCTTTCGCCTTTTAGTTAATAACATTATTGTTCCAATTATTATAGTGGTTATATTTCTGCTAAAACTACGACAATTAATACTCCAGTTACTATACTCCAGTTATGATACTTCATCGTTTAGCTTTATATAACTAagtatgtttgtatgtatgcCGTAagtctgtatgtatgtgtatttgtttgtttgtttgtttgctgttgTTAAAATCCGTGTCGATGTTCTCATTGGTTCCACACGTGCCCCTCTCTCTGTTTTCTGTGTTAGAGTGTGATGTGTATGTCCAATTAAAAAAAGGATATGAAATTACAGAACATATATCAGcagcataaataaaataaaatctaaccATTGGAGGAAAATCTTAGAATATTTGCTGGAAATGAGCAGAAAAAAGAGGCAACGGTGCAAGAGCATCTCACCCATTCCTGAAAACATCACATAATCCACTGttcagaaaaagagaaaagtatCTATACTATATTTCTATGGATAGAAAgtatcaattatttttttatgatgcaTTTTCATGTTGGTGAAGCAGATCAGCAAGATTtcctgaatatttatttttctatctgACATATTTTTCGAAAAATATGTCAgatagggaaaaaaaaaaaaaaattctgtaaacaCTGGATGGGAAATATAAATAGTTTTGCCAACTGTCAGAACAGGGGTCTGTATGCTCAAAATATGGTGTTTATGGGTATAGAAAATGTTCAGACACACAAGCGAAGATTTTTGATCAGATCATATGGAACCCTTTAACTTTCATTGATCTTTTAAACTTGTATCCACAGTAATTAAACATCTGCATGAATTATGATAAATTTATGCAGCACACTGCATTATTCCATGGGTCACAGAACAGTGCACATACTCTGCCAGAGACTGATGCATTGCTGTCATGCTTGAAGGTAAACTCTTCTTTGTGTATAATTCAACGTAGATGATTTGAAAATATTGCAgaatttttgctttttaatagtTCGAATGTAAGATTAGAATAAGATAATAGGATTACAATCAAGTTAAATATAGATTATCTAAACGAGAAATAATTTACAAAGAACACATGAATAGTCAAATGGAAGAAAACACAAGCCACATTGAGTTAGTAACTCCCATTGTAATAGCCAACATGATAAATTACAGAGAGGAaagtttatataataataacgtTTGTAATAACGTAAATAATCatctaaattatttttcttgtaCTGCTTACGTAAATTGCATAAGAACTATTCACTAAAAGTTCACCAAGCGTTTGATTTTTAGTCCGCTGTCTACTTCGAATTATTAGACTTAGAacaatgacttttattttgacaacaaACTCCGGAAGTTTTCTCCGGAAGTCCTCGCTGAGTGCAGAGAGTTGAACCTGGCTGCATATGTTTAAAAGAAActggtttatttttttgtggaaaacctCCGCGCGAATTAAAGTTGTGGTCTTTGGTGTGAAGACATGAATGTACCGCTTATACTTCGAGCCAAGTGACCTGTTTTAGGTACATGACAACATTTTGGTTTGCTGTTTATTTCCTGTATACGTTTGTCAGTTCGTTGGTCGTTCTTAACGATAAATCCAGGAAGTTCAACCTGGTAACAATAATTTCAGACAAAATACCATACATTAATACAGCGttgtcttaaaaaaaatgtaaaaattaattttgtgtgtttacataatagTTCAAAGTTACGTTAGCAACAAACAGAAATAACTAGGATGTTGGCTAGTTACCATATTAACTTTTCTAATAAAGGCACTTGTATTTAACTTAAGCATTTTATATGCTAAGATGTTTAGTTTAAACAAATTTTGTTTAGTGAAAACAAACATGCACAGATGAAAAGTAAATACTCATACATAAAACAACAGATTGCAACAATATGAAGGCTTTATTCAACCAATCCTACAGGTTCAAACTCTTCTGAGTGTCTTGCATGGAGAACATTGTGGTTTACATTCCCAAGGAagcatgtgtcaaaaacatgCCTCTGCAGTCTCTGTCCAGCTCCACAGCCAGGAAGATCAGTGTCGCTCTGTTTCCGCATGGATCAGAGAAACAGATGCCTCAGACAGTGACGTGGATCTGTCCGGTTGAGCTGCGGGAAAAAGAAGTGGCTGTGGGCAAGGACAGCAGAGAACCGGTCCCACTGAGCCAGAGGCCACTGGTCTCCAAAATAACTCCAGGCCAGTTTTCACTGCCTGTCGTGAGTTCCAGCATCACTGCCTTTAAGGTCTTAAGAACAATTTTAAAAGCACATAAGCCTAAAATACAATTTTCAGGGCTGGAAAATGATGCTGCCTCTCTACCCAGCATCAGGGAATCTGTTCGGCAAAATGCTATTATTGTATATAATGGCCAGATCTTCCTCTCAGTGAGGAAGTCACATTGCAGGCGAGTGAGATTACAAAACTCTCCCTCAGCATCTTCAGGTGTGTGTCCTGTTTCTCCAAGTAAACAGAACCAAATAAATACACCTAGCTGTCAGGCACAACTGCTCCTGGACACTTCACCCAGACCACAACAGAGCAAGGTAGGGCATTTCCCtcttttattatagtttttttaattctaGGTGTAAAaacactgctccgggtgtgtgttcactgctgtgtgtgtgcactttggatgggttaactgcagagcacaaattccgagtatgggtaaccatactgGGCCACATGtcatgtcactttcactttcactttcaaatgtgaattttttaagGTTATCATGGTGATTCTCAGATTCTCaacataatattttgtaatattattgatTTAAAGAGATCATCCAAAAATGCAATTCTTTAcctttatttactcacccttatggtattttgaagaatgttggtagccAAACAGTTGACTGTggccattgacttctatagtatttttttcatactatggaagtcagtagctaccagcaactgtttgattaccaacattcttcaaaatattgaattttgtgttcagcagaagagaaaaacttaaatacaggtttggagcaacttgagggtaaatgatgacagaatatttatttttgggtgaactgtccttttagCTGCACTAACAGTgtcaaaatttgaactgaaATAAGCTGGATAATGACAATAACTTTGCAACATTGACACTGTtattaaactgaattgaatGAACAAAGACGGTATTGTCTTGTGTAGAGATACTCATAATAATGTCTTTCTCTTATCATCACTCTTAAGATTGATTTTAGTGTCATGTTGCAGAGAAGCTTGAAAGCGGGTCTAAATATCATGATGACAATTCAAAGCTGTTTACGCCTCTACATAAATGATCTTAAAGGGACTATCTGTCAGATAAATTCATGCATAACatcatttttacattacttAGCTATAAATGGCCagaaaaaataactattttttagtGATTCACTTTACTTTTTGTGATATATTGTGCATTGTTTGCTCTAGGCTTTTGATACAGATTTTTATTGGATTTCTAATTTTTGCATGTCTCTTTCCAATCCACAGAGACAGGATGTTCAGACTCCAGTCAGAGATCTTGACATTAACATACAGATTTCACCACTTCAGCACAAAGTCCCT is a window encoding:
- the LOC131545223 gene encoding uncharacterized protein LOC131545223 isoform X1, whose protein sequence is MENIVVYIPKEACVKNMPLQSLSSSTARKISVALFPHGSEKQMPQTVTWICPVELREKEVAVGKDSREPVPLSQRPLVSKITPGQFSLPVVSSSITAFKVLRTILKAHKPKIQFSGLENDAASLPSIRESVRQNAIIVYNGQIFLSVRKSHCRRVRLQNSPSASSGVCPVSPSKQNQINTPSCQAQLLLDTSPRPQQSKRQDVQTPVRDLDINIQISPLQHKVPEEMPEKCCTDTECQKEDESRSLSSPPKPPEDLESGQEMSSSQPNLLQQPQIIHTSSIVSEQPEAAAERERETHEDDNERLEGALLPRAESCLAFDFEQLAHEERINHLRARLRQKEAALSNFNAKPTDQI